Part of the Henckelia pumila isolate YLH828 chromosome 2, ASM3356847v2, whole genome shotgun sequence genome is shown below.
ATGAACCATTCCAATTGAAGAACACGAATGAACAGAAACTAATGAAAAAGTAAACAAACGTTAACAAACCAAGGGTGCAAACTGTACCATGATTCTTATCTTCATCTACAATGAACCCAAAAGGGCCGCTTTATGCCATTTAATCAGCTATTAGATGTAAGAGGATAAATATAAAAGCGCAATAAAAATCTCGGGCAGCATGTAAGCTTTCTTGTAATCAATTTGTCAACTCTGCTAGTATCATTATACTATAATCATTCATATTTTTGTATAATAGATAGATTAGGCGTTGCTAAAAGTTTCTAGGTGCATTTGCCTACATATTCAGTACGACAATTAATCCTGCAACCAAGTCAATACATTATAGTGGGAATTTGAACTGGACAGCTTATTACTCAATAAGAGGTATATGCAAATCATTTCATTTTccgaaaaaacaaaaattaggACAAACAGCTCAAAATTCAAGACTCAAATTCATCCAATCCTCAAATTTCCTACTGTCAATCATCACAATTTgatatcaaaattcaaaactaaaatccaattcttaaaaataagaaagtttgaatttgttaaatcaatGTCATGCCACATCAATGGCGAACTAGAACAAAAAATCACATACCCACAAATCCCTCCAGTACTCATATCAAACCCGCCATCGAGAAGCTCCCCGCTTTCAGTGTAAGCAGGCTTTGCCATTACGGAGAGCTGCTGATACGGAATTACATAAGCAAGCGAAGTCAAAATCAATCCCGCCCAATGCTTCCACGTGAAGCTGGAGTAGAACACTCCGATCCTTACCACTACATAAATTACCTGAATCGAAAATTTGCGAACCAAAAGGAATCACGAAGACTAatacaaatcaaatcaaattcaaattcaaattcaaattcaaattcaaattcaaattcaaactcAATTTGTACAGTGGATAAATGATTAAGGTTAcattggagatgatgatgaggcGGAGGAGGTTCTTCATGTGACGGGCATTTTCTTCTTTACGTTTTTTCGCTCCTTGATTTGCCATTGAAACGATACCGTTTAACGAGTCTATGCAGTGACCTCCAGAGGGTTTAGCTATGAGAATGTTTCCTCTGTatcggtaaaaaaaaaatagaagggGAGATCATATTCATAAATCATGGCCCGAATCCATCCAGCTAAAAACATGGGTTGAAgacaatttacatttttaataATTAGATAGATAGATAAATTGATgtcctcaaaatttttaaattttaaattaaatataatagaaACAAAATTTCATATCTCAGTCCTTAAAGCACAAAAATTTAATCAAAACcagtgttttaaaaaatttgattaaGCTCGCTTAATTTCGCTTAAGCTTGAAGCTTCGTCAAAACGCTTAGCTTTGATTAAAAACGGTAAAAAAATGTCAGACATAAGTTGATAATGTCAAATGTGTCGTTAAATACGCTTAAATTTGACttttctaaaaattaaaattgattaaTAAGACAAAAATAGATGATAAATTAGCGATTTTATTAGTGAGTTATTGTTAGCAATGTTAGAAATGTACAATATTTGTATGAGATCTTACATCTAATGTTTAAAATTAGACCAATTAATTTAGTTTTTGTTCGATGACACGAGATATGAAATGAATGATGAAATAAGTTGATTGTACTATATATTAACTACAAAAATTAGGAGGAAAAATGAGAGAAATAGTTAAAtgacaaaaaagaaaaaaattgagatagTAAATGAAAGCGGTTTATGttgtgtgtttttttaaatatttattttatattattgtgcacataccaaaaaaatcattaatattttcttaaatatttattgtatatttttatgaatataCAAAAAAATCAACTAAAGGTTTCTTTCTCATAATAAGAGAATAATAGATATTCATATaagcacataaaaataaataaaacaaaaaagtgCGGGGCTGGTTAAAAAAGTATGATtagttttgggagtatttaaaaaaaaagggatgttgacttcttttttaaaaaaaatggagttGACTcagttaaattaaaattaaacctAATTAGTTAAACTAATTAACAATCCTAACAGTTTTATTTGATTCTTTCCCGCAATTTGCCCTATTTTATTTTCCCGCAAGAAAAACTTGGGGCTGTCATCTTCTTCATTTTTCTCTTCACGTGGCTGCTCCGATCCTTGAGCTGTGAATAAGGCCTAATCTATTTCAAACATTTTCTATTTATCATTCATCTGTATTTGAAGAAACTTATCTCAGTACAAGCGCAAGTTTTCTCCATTGTTGTTGAATGTAAGAATTAATACGAtttaaggttttttttttcatttagcaAGTGTGGATTAAAAAATGATGCGTTGGAATAAGCTGAGTTTGATTTTATTGGTGATCTGTAGCCCAGGAGAATTTTTTGGTCGACCCAAAGAGTTCTGGGACCATGGTTAGATCGAGAACTTTCTTTTGGTTGACCATAAACTCTCTTGATAGACCATGGGTAGACCATGCTAGACCATTGATAGACCATGCTAGACCATGgagaatttttgttatttttgataattaaaatagtcttattCTCATTATTTTTGTGAATTTTGTAGGTTATGCCTACAGTTATTGTTGTTCATTTCGATGGTCGATGGGAAGCGAGTGAAGATAACATATATAAATGGAATCCAGGGCCCAATTCAAAATTTGCTGCTATTCCAGtagatgatgattttttttttcttgaaaatttaaatCGTGAACTATATAGAACTGAGAAAATAGAAGAGTCTGTCAACCTGAGGTTGAGTTACCTTCTAGAGTTGACGTGCAACATTCaaccgatatatatatatagaatgaCCAAGATTTGAAAGCATATCTGTATTTTGGTTGTCCCAAAACGAGGTCAGTGCTCAAAGTTGAAATTGAACATGTTGTTGGTTTTTTGGATGTTTCTGATAACGTGCATGAAGTTGGTATTGATGAAGGCAATACTGATTATAACGATAAAACCTCTTATGAtgattattttgatttgaatattgTTTCTTTGGATCGTAATAATATCAGTGAGGCTTTTGATGAGGCAGATGTGGTTGTAAATAATGAGCAAGTTGTGGTTGCAAATGTGGATATTGATAGCGAGACAATTGTGATTGCAAGTAatgaagcagttgtgattgcaaGAAATGAAGCAGATGTGGATGAAAATGTGGATATGGATAGCGAGGCAATTGTGATTGCAAATAATGAGACAATTGTGATTGCAAGAAATGAGGCAGATGTGGTTGCAAATATGGATATTGTTAACGACACATTTTCATTCACAGATGGTTCAAACTTATTTGTTGGTCAAGAATTTCCAAACAGAGATGCAGTGAAAAAGGTGTTAAGAAGGATCAGTTTGGAAGCATTTTTTGAATTTGAGACAGTAAAAAGTAGTCATATAGTGTATGCTGTAAAATATATAGTGGCTGATTGTAAGTGGAGAATCTGGACCTCAAAGATTAAAGATGCACTTGCCGAGTTTTTGATATTGATAGATTCTCATGTGCTCATGCCATTGCAGCCAGTTGGTTAGTGAAGATTGACTTATATCAATTGTGTTCAGAGTATTATTCTACGATGACATGGTGCATGGCTTACTCAGAGACTGTCTATCCCTTTCCCGAAGAAAGTGAATGGCCACGTAACATTAATTTTCCAGTGGTCCTACCTCCTTGTTTAGAGAAGAgagttggtaaaaaaaaaaaaacaaaagagaatTCCTTCTATTGGTGAATTTAGCAAAAGGTATAAGCGAGAGGATTGTATTCTTTTGCAAAAACATGTAAAACTATATCTCATAATCGTGAGTTAGTGTATTCGATTGTTAAAACatgtattattatataatatactcGTGAAATAAGTTGATTTTTGTGTTAAAATATGTCTCGATTGTCTTGGTCCAGCAAGACAAATCTCCATGGTCTGTATCAAAAATGTCAATGGTCTAACATGGTCTGCCATGGTCTACCAAAAAAATAATCTATGGTATACCATGCCATGGTCTGTATCAAAAAATGTCAATGGTCTAACATGGTCTGCCATGGTCTACCAAAAAAATAATCTATGGTCTACCATACCATGGTCTGTATCAAAAAATGTCAATGGTCTAACATGGTCTGCCATGATCTACCAAAAAATTATCTATGGTCTACCATGGTCTATCTAATCTCCATGGTCTGTACCAAAAAATATCAATGGCCTAACATGGTCTGTCATGGTCTACCAAAAAATTATCTATGGTCTACCGTAGTTTACCTAATCTCCATGGTCTGTGCCAAAAATGTCAATGGTCTAACATGGTCTGTCATGGTCTACCAAAAAATTATCTATGGTCTACCATGGTCTACCAAAAAATATGTATCATTATATAACATAATCTTAAAATTAATTGCTTCATAtcttaaaatatgtataataacataacataatcattaaatcagttgatttctatatcaaaatatgtataattatctaacataatcgtgaaattaattgattcatatattaaaatatgtataataacataacataatcattaaatcagttgatttctatatcaaaatatgtataattatctaacataatcgttaaattaattgatttttatattaaaatatgtataataacataacattaTCATTAAATCATTtgatttctatatcaaaatatgcATCTTTAtctaacataatcgtgaaattaatggattcatatattaaaatatgtataataacataacattatcattaaatcagttgatttctatatcaaaatatgcATCTTTAtctaacataatcgtgaaattaatggattcatatattaaaatatgtataataacataacattatcattaaatcagttgatttctatatcaaaatatgcATCTGTATCTAACATAATCAGTAAATTAATggattcatatattaaaatatgtataataacataacataatcattaaatcagttgatttctatatcaaaatatgtataattatctaacataatcgtgaaattaattgattcatatattaaaatatgtataataacataacataatcattaaatcagttgatttctatatcaaaatatgtataattatctaacataatcgtgaaattaattgattcatatattaaaatatgtataataacataacattatcattaaatcagttgatttttatatcaaaatatgtataattatctaacataatcgtgaaattaattgattcatatattaaaatatgtataataacataacataatcattaaatcagttgatttctatatcaaaatatgtataattatctaacataatcgtgaaattaattgattcatatattaaaatatgtataataacataacattatcattaaatcagttgatttctatatcaaaatatgtataattatctaacataatcgtgaaattaattgattcatatattaaaatatgtataataacataacattatcattaaatcagttgatttttatatcaaaatatgtataattatctaacataatcttgaaattaattgattcatatattaaaatatgtataataacataacattatcattaaatcagttgatttctatatcaaaatatgtataattatctaacataatcgtgaaattaattgattcatatattaaaatatgtataataacataacattatcattaaatcagttgatttctatatcaaaatatgtataattatctaacataatcttgaaattaattgattcatatattaaaatatgtataataacataacataatcattaaataagttgatttctatatcaaaatatgtataattatctaacataatcgtgaaattaattgattcatatattaaaatatgtataataacataacattatcattaaatcagttgatttctatatcaaaatatgcATCTTTATCTAACATAATCAGTAAATTAATggattcatatattaaaatatgtataataacataacataatcattaaatcagttGATGTCTACCAAAAAATTTCTATGGTCTACCGTGGTCTACCAAAAAATTTCCATGGTCTACCAAAAACTTTTCATGGTCTACCAAAAAATTTCTATGGTCTACCGTGGAGAGCCATTGTTGACCAATTCAAATGATTTCTATGTCAAACATTCAAAGATTCAACCATAAAAACTTAATTTCTcacttcaaaaaaaataattacaaatcAAAATAATGTCCATCGATTATCAAACATATTAcatgttaaaaaaaatctaaactcAGTTACAAGTCTATCATCTAACTTTAACACTAGGTGAGCACTGTCTCTAGTTATTGAATATCCAGCCGCAGCTAGGACAAATGCTCCTGAATTCTCGCTGTACAATAAAAAGCAATGAACTAATTAGTCATCTGTCAATACTAAACATATTAAACATTATATGTCAGTGAACCTACTGTTTTATCTGGGCTTTGAATTCATCATGCATCTTTATATACCATGACCTCTTAGGGTGTGGATTGTTCCCAACAAGAGATAGCAGACGAGCAGCATTGATAAGTATAGGTCGTATGTCCTCGTCCAGATCTTTGCAATTAGGGTCGTGTCTTCGTTGCAAGTCAAATATAATGCACTTATTGACCCTTGCTACGAGTTTTAGCAAAAACCAACGCCCATCAAAGTGGACAGGGATCATAATTAGTTGTGCCTTTGCCCATGGCACGCAGGGCCATTCTGGATTAGTCCCTTTAACCACCCCCACAAGATTTTTGTTCAGAACTTGATTTTCATCTTCATTTACTACTGATATCAACGTATAGAATTGCCTATGCATCAGCGATACATTGGGTGACATCACTTCAGGATGTCGCAGCTGAATCTCGAGCAATCCCCGGAGAGCTTCACCCATGTGCTTCATTTGATAGAACAATAAGTTTTCaaagtttaaaaataagtgTTATACAAATATACACGAATTGTAAATGCTTACACTAATCGTGAATAACGAATTTTCAATCGCCATGTGTCGGTAAAACCTTGATAGTCACACTCTCCGCAAATGACCTCACACCGTCACAACCTCTCGACGTGGTTGCCTCGGCACTTGACATGACCGCATCAGGAGTCACCTGAATATCTAAACATAAAGTTGATTTTTTATTATActatacataaatatataagTAAAAAATGCATCAACTCACCTTCCGAGGATTCTTTTGGTATAGTTGACAGCTCAGCTCGGCTATTATAGGGAAACAATTCCTTGACCATATTATGATCCACACCTAATAGCatacatcaaataaattaaaattctaaagagaattcTATTACATAATCCTCTTATgcaaacataattaaaaattactcACCAACGTCTGTCTCAAGTACAGATGATTTCATCTTTTGTCTTCTGCAATAGACTGTGCTAAAATCTCTCTGATCATGCACTATTTTTTGAGACCTGATCTCATCCAAACCTGCTCTAATTTGTTCCACCAAAATCGATCTCAACTCATCAAAACCCAATCTCATTTCCGTTCTgcactctctcatctctgtacgCAATGATTTAACATTATCCTCCAATGCACTCAAACGATGCTCCAGTGGTGATGGGCGGCGGAAAGGATTGAGTCCAAAGTGGACTCGTGGACCTGTACGAATTAGAGAACTGGTGCTGGAGCTGGATCTAGTGGCTTCAGCAGAAGAGGTGCTAGAGCTGGATCTAGTGACTTCAATACAAGGGGTGCGGGAACCATCTTGACAAGAAGGTGTGTGCTGGACTAGGGGAGACTCCACATCATTCTCGAGAGGGTGCTGACTACATATAACAGTCTGACCCTGATTCCACAGCTCTAGTACCCGAGTGGTGACAACATCTGGTGCAGAATCAACAAATACACCGGTCGTATAATACGATGACACGAGCTTCTCAGGAGTAGGAGCCAAACATCTAACACAATcctatattaatttaatatcgTATcagataaattaaaaatttattaca
Proteins encoded:
- the LOC140884513 gene encoding uncharacterized protein; amino-acid sequence: MANQGAKKRKEENARHMKNLLRLIIISNVIYVVVRIGVFYSSFTWKHWAGLILTSLAYVIPYQQLSVMAKPAYTESGELLDGGFDMSTGGICGYLHDLIYITCFVQLSSIISEKFWLVYFVIPAFAAYQLFGLVKGFLPNGSEGDEEDEKTRKKREKMEKRASRAKFVKTRTR